DNA from Brassica napus cultivar Da-Ae chromosome C4, Da-Ae, whole genome shotgun sequence:
tcttcttcttcttcttcatcaccgtCACTatcagcttcttctccttctccaccaTCACCACTTTGCCACTGTACAAAATCATGATCTTCCCGATGTGAATCACGTATGAAGTTGTGTAGCGCCATCGTCGCTGTCACCAGCTTAATCCACTTGACCAGACCATACTTTGGATGCTTACGATCTAAAATCCTCCATTTTGCTTTCCATACTCCAAATGTCCTCTCAATCACTGATCGCAAACCTGAATGCTTTCGGTTAAACAACTCTCGTGCACTAACTGGTGGTCCTCCTGTAGCAAATTGACCAAGATGAAATCGCATATTACGATGCAGACCAAGATACCCTGTCCTGGTCGGATATCCGGAGTCAACTAGATAATATTTTTCAGGAGGAGGATGTGGAAAAGAAGCCTCGTTCCTCGCACAATGAGTCAAGATTTTGTATCATGTGCTCTACCAGGTACACCGACATATGCATATATGAACTTCATATCGAAGTTACATATAGCACGAACATTCATTGTAGGATCTTGCTTCCTGCCTCTGTATGCTTCTGCATTTTGACTTGGAGGGCGAACTGGGACATGCGTTCCATCAAGTGCTCCGATACAATCTCTGAAATGAGGCCAATACCGATCATCATTCCTCAAAACATGATTTACTCTTCCAAACTCGCCTTCCTGTGGTCTTAATGTATCCACTACAAACTTGAGAATAGCACTCAAGACATCATCAAGCTTCCTTTGCACTGTATCCACTGACCTTTGATACCTTGCAGCAATATCCCGCTTCTTCTTATCTTGACCAACAGTCTCGAGAAACATCGCCACAGATTCTTCAAGGTAGACATGGTGAGTCTCTTTCAATCCATATCGCTCAGCTAGCATCTTGCACAAAGCTTCAAACGTCCTTTGATTCATGCGAAGAATGTCATAACATTGCTGATTAGATTCAAACATAAGTTGTTGAACATGACGCCTTCCTGCTCCTCGATCTGTTCTATGACTCAATCTCTCAGTAATAGGCGCATCAAACAAACCAAGTTCATCATCATAATCTCCATCTTCATCTTGCAATATCCATCTTTCAAGCATCTACAAAACAATGTATAAGATTATTATCAGCACCAAAACAATATGTAGAGATCGATGAAAGCAATACAAGACACAGCCTAATATAAATGACACATATTAAAATGCACACACGGCAAGTATATTAAAATGCACACACGGCAAGAAACATGACCTATAATAAAATCATCCTAAGACCAACatgttttacatatttataaatatgtggaTACAGCAAGtaaagaaacataaaaagaCCATATATATAAAGCGACAAAAGGCagagttcatacaaggatcaaACCAACAAGATCACAAAAGACTCATACAAAGATCAGACCAGCAAGATCACAAAAGATGACTAGTCCTAAACTCCATAGTAGTTCCAGCAAGATCACAAAGAAGACTAGTCCTAAGCTCTATACTAGTTCCATCAAGAACACAAAAGAAGACTAATCTTAGATTCCATACTAGTCATCATCGCGTTTTATCTTAGTCCTAAGCTCCAGAAACCTAATCTTAGCTTCATCTGTCTTCATTGTTACAAAGGCTCTTCGGTTCCCTTCATTATCTATGAGAATTTCTATTGCTGCTTCATATAGTGGAGACCACTCTCTCACTTCAGGCAAAGCATACAATATCTCCAACACATTCTCAATACTAAAAGCTTCTTGACGCTCCAACATCCGTTCCGCTATCTTGTTCTTCACCTCAAGAGATCCAGTCTGTTTCACACAAGCTTCTACAACCATGTCTTTCTACTTACGCCTTCTTTTTGCTCTTGAACTTCCAGAATGAGTCTGAGTCGATGGCTGAGTTTGGCGTGGGGCTTGTGGCTGTGTTTCTGTCTCCAATGCTTGAGTTTCTGCTGCTGGCTGAgaatcagcttcatcatcaccaTTATCTTCACCCACTCTAGAGTTCAAACTGGCTTCTCCATGTTGAGCGCTCCATCCTTCAGCTCCCGTTACTACTACACCACCAAATTCTGCTTCAAACATATCCATATTACTAATCTCTTTGCATACAGATCTTCTAATCTCTGGACACTCCTATACAGCAAAAAAGAAAGAGTAAGTTAGTGATAGCAATGTCAttaacagagaaaaaaaatgtaatataagCTGTTTATCATCATTATGCTATATACTAAAATGTGAAACTGAAGAGAGAATAATGTGAAACTGACCCTTTCGCGTTCACTCCACCAATCATCTGACATGTCAATCCTTCCCATGTCATCAAACCCAAGCCCTGTCCTATTTTGAGTCAGCGTCTTAATCTTAATGTATTTCTTCCTACTGGTGTCATACTTGCTCTTGTAGGGCCTCTAATCAGGTAAATTCTTCTTAAACCGCTGTTCAAACGCCTCCATAATGTTTGCTTTCCCCACTTTATTCATTGATATACCAGccttatttctttttcttctctcttccgcataGAGTTCGAAAAAATACCTAGTTTCCTCAGGTGTCCAAGTCTAAAGCAAAACACATACAGCAAGTTCCATTTATAAACTCATAAACTCAAGTTCCATACACCTAAAGACATTTCTATACACAAACTCAAGTTCAATACACCTAAAGACATTTCTATACACAACTCAAGTTTCATACAATGCAAACAAGAAAAGGTCTGAGCTTACATCTTTTGCCATCGAGAGAGTGAGCCTGAGAGAGGGTTTGAGCTTGCGAGCCTGAGACCTGCAAAAAAAAGGCAGAAAGAATAAGCAATGAGAACATAAAGTTATCATCTATGCTGTCATCTCGTTTATATGAACtcacaaccaataaaaaaaaaactcaagtaaTCCAGAGACAGTTACCTTAAGCTCTAGATGCGTTGGAGAAGAGATCGAGAGAAAGAGCACGGAGAGTCAGACGAAGCTTGGGAGAGCTTGAGACACACATACACAGCTGATGTTGAGAGTGAGAGACAAAGCTTGGAGAGCTTTAGAAGATGTTGAGAGTGAGAGACGAAGCTTGGGAGAGCTCGAGATCGATGTGCTGAGAAAAACAAAGCAAACACAacacatttatatttttcttaacgTATGAACACAAACGTTAAGAAGACTAGAGAAGTAGAGAGCCATATATAAAGCAAACACACAGCTTCAGATTCTATACGAGGATGATAGCTAGAGTGAGTGACGAACCTTACGATAGAGTGAGAGATGAAGAAGCTTCGGAGAACTTGAGACAAGGCTGAACACGGAACACACTTAagtgctgaaaaaaaaaacacacaacacGTTTAATCAACGATGTTTGGTCCATTCTAGTTGAACCAAAGAATCAAAGTAATGGCAAATCTTATTCTTGAAATGAAGAAAGAGTAATCAACGATGCTTGAAACCAAAATGCTTTAGAACAGAGACAATTACCTCATGgagaaaaggaagagatgggttTGGCCGAGCTCGAGATGCTATGGAGAAGAGAGCTTCGAGATGAGATGCCATGGAGAAGAGAGCTTCGAGATGAGATGAGTTGGGttcgagatcgagagagagagagagagagagagagagctcggtTCGAGATCGAGAGATATGGATAAGAGAGAGCttcgagagagagagcttgagaTGTCGGGATCGAGACAGAGAGCTTGAGAGGCGTCTGAGATCGAGAGAAGAGGGTTGCGTCGATGGGGAGAAGGCTGCGTCTGCGGCTATTAGACTTTAGGTATTTCTGTAAATAATGAATTAGGTTAggggtaaaattttaattaggttAAGTTGACGCAAAAACAGACGCAGATGCAGGATTTTACGGCGTCAGACACATGACGCTGCGTTATGCCGCAGACGCAGACGCAGGTACCCGCGTCAATGAAACGAACAAGCTTTTCCGGAAAACATTGACGCAGCCACAGGTGGCTGCGTCGACCAAATGAACAGCATTTATGTTAATttgaattttccttttttaatttatatttaaactaagaaACCCTATTAAATACTCGGATAATCATGTCCTTATTGTTTAGAAGTATATTATTTATTCGTTtctgttaagaaaatattatatatgagtAAATTTAGGATATTTAGTTTTAGCGAATGGTCTAACATAAActtttatattgtaaataaaaaatatgactcTCGATTAATAGATTAAATTCTCTCATTTTCTTTTACTCTGACTGCCACAtccaaatattaatatatagtatgttCTGCCAATggcaaagtaaaaaacaaaacctACATCATCTCTTAAACACATTAACATTAGTCCACACTCTCTAGATATCACCTACATGCAGCCCACcgctgaaaataataaaaaccttGGTCATTTCATTTATTCACCCGCCCTACGGACGGGCGGGTTTGCCCTAGTATTATATATAAGGTGTTTTGGTTTAGTTATTCAGTAACCCGTATATATATGCAAGGCATTTTAGCCATTGA
Protein-coding regions in this window:
- the LOC125585760 gene encoding uncharacterized protein LOC125585760 yields the protein MNQRTFEALCKMLAERYGLKETHHVYLEESVAMFLETVGQDKKKRDIAARYQRSVDTVQRKLDDVLSAILKFVVDTLRPQEGEFGRVNHVLRNDDRYWPHFRDCIGALDGTHVPVRPPSQNAEAYRGRKQDPTMNVRAICNFDMKFIYAYVGVPGGPPVSARELFNRKHSGLRSVIERTFGVWKAKWRILDRKHPKYGLVKWIKLVTATMALHNFIRDSHREDHDFVQWQSGDGGEGEEADSDGGPPVSARELFNRKHSGLRSVIERTFGVWKAKWRILDRKHPKVAKWWREKKLIVTVMKKKEEEEEKMMVMVVMCGHIVDEPAGDSDGSFM